The Thermosipho melanesiensis BI429 sequence AAGAGGGTGATGTGGTGTTTATTTTCGGCAATTTTTTAATTGGATTAGGTATTGCAATACGTATACTTATAAATATTGAGATAATGTTTATAGTTATTTCCGCTATTTTAAGTTGGTTTCCTATTTCACAAAATATTTATTATTACTTTCAAGCACTTGCCGATATAGTAGAAAAACCAATTAGAAGATTTCTTCCAAGGATAGGGCCAATTGACATTTCTCCTTTAATAAGTATAGTTTTGTTGGTATTTTTAGATAGATTCTTAATACAGAGTATAATTGAATTGGGGTATTTAATGAAATGAAAGTTTTAGGAATTTTTCATAAACCAAGTTTAAAAAGTGTTGCAGAAAAATTTAGTGAAATTCTTTTTGATGAAAATTTCCATGTAGAATATGTTGGAAGTGAGATTCCGAGTATAGAAGTGGATTTAACTTTGGTATTAGGCGGAGATGGAACATTTTTGAAAGCGGCTCACAAGGTAAGGAATCCACTTGTTGGTTTTAAAGGTGGACGACTTGGATTTTTATCTAGTTATACGCTAGGTGACTTTGATAAATTTTTGGAGGATTTGAAAAACGAAAATTTTGAAAGGGATATAAGATATTTTTTAAAGGCAGGAGATTTCTATACCTTAAATGAAGTTCTCTTGATTAGAGATCCTGTACAAAAAATGGTTGATATACAGATATTCTTTCAAGATGGAGATTTTTATTTCCATGCTGATGGGTTAATTATAAGTACCCCAACAGGATCAACCGGTTATTCGCTATCGTTAGGTGGACCTATAATGCTTCCAAATGTTAATTCGTTTGTTATTACACCAGTTGCTCCACAATTTTTGGCATCTAGAAGTATCATTGTACCTGATGATGAAGAAATTATTGTGAGGATTGATCAGGAAATAAATTTAATATTAGATGGTATGGATTTTGGAAAGGTTAGAGAAGTTAATCTTAAAAAGTCTAGAAGGAGGATAGTTATTTTAAGACCAAAAGATTATAATTTTTCCAAATCTATAAAAGAAAAATTAGGATATGGAAAGAGATTTTTGTAAAGTAAGGTGATATATATGGATTGGATATTAAAAGAAAATATAGAAGAATTAAAAAAGATGGTTTTGAAAGAAGGTTGGCTTATTGAATCTCTTTTAAATCAAGTTTTAAATGCTTTAAAAGAAAGAGATAAGGAAGCAGTGTTAAACGCTTTAAAAAATGAGAATGAAATTAATGTAATGGATATGAAGATAAAGGAGAAGGCTTTAATTATTTTATCTACTTTAATGCCCATGTCCAAAGATTTAAGGATGGTAACGGGAAGTTTTGTAATTTCAAGTTATTTTCAAGATATTTCTGAAAAAACACTTGATATTGCCAGAAAAATTTTGGAATTAATTAAAGAACCACAATTAAAACCACTTATTACTATACCAGAAATGACTAAAATTTCTTTGATAATGTTAAGGGAAAGTATGAGAATGTTTGCTGATCAAAATATATTGGGGGCTGAATCAATTTGTGAAAAGGATGCTGAAATTGACAATTTTTTTGATGACATTAGAAAAGAATTAATGGTTTATATGATGGAAGATGCAAGGTATGTAAAAAGGGCTTTAATATTATTAGAAATCTCTCAAAAGATTGAAGAAATAGCAGATATTGCAACAAAGATAGTGGAAACAACTTCGTACATAATAACCGGTAGGCAATATAAATGTTTTGGCGATAAATTGCATACCATAGAGACTTTAGAAGATATGGGGGATAAAATTTGAGGGTTTTAACAAAGTATATCTTAAAGCTTTCAATAGGTCCTTTTATAATGGGTGTTGCTGCATTTGTTTTGTTTGCAAGTGTTGAGTTACTTTATCAACTATCGGATATAATTGTAAGGCATAGGGTTGGTATACTTAAACTTTTTGAGTTAATATATTATAATCTTCCGTATTTTGTTTCTATGGGAATACCAGTCGGTGTTTTGTTTTCTATATTTTGGGTTTTGTCACAACTTTATAGTTCTAAAGAAATTACTGCTATGCTAGTCCATGGAATTCCATCAAGAAAATTGGTTTATCCATTCTTTTTATTATCTGTTTTGTTTGGCCTTTTTGCATTTTATCTAAATGATCAAATGGTTCCAACATTTAACCACAAGGCAATGAAGACTATTTCAAAGTATGTGTATAAAAGACCGGAGATTTCTATTAGGGAAAATGTCTTAACAAAAATAGATGAATCACAATATTTTTTTGTGAAAAGATATGATCAATCAAGTGGGATCTTGTACGATGTAGTCCTCTTTCAACATATTCAAGGAGAAGAACGTATAATTACAGCAGAGAAGGTTCAAAAAGATGAAGGAAAGTGGTTTTTGATAAACGGAAAAATGTATGTAACAGACAAAGATGGTTTTCTAAAGTTTGATGTAAATTTTTCGAAAATTTCTTTGGATTTAAAGGATGATTTAGAAAGTCTAATGAGAGTTGGAAAATCTCCACGAGATATGACTGGCGATGAATTAAAAAATAAAATTAAAACTTTTAGGAAGTTGGGGGTAGATCCTTCCCCGTGGATTGTGGAGTTACATGGAAGGTATGCGAATTCTGTTGGGCCCTTTATAATAACTATTCTTGGAGTTCCATTGTCTTTGTTATTTGGATTAAAAAGTAAATCCTGGAGTGTGATTTTTACCTTTGCTATAGTTATTTTGTATCAGGGTTCTGGTGCTTGGATTTCTGCAATGGGTAAAGAGAATCTTTTAAATCCAGTGCTTGCAGCATGGTTTCCAAATTTAGTATTTATTTCGGTGGGTTTATTTTTGTTTTTAATGCTTGATACTCCTTTTGCTTATAAGTTAAGAGAGCTGTTATCAAAATTTATGATAGTTATTTTTTTAATTGTAATATCTACTAATGTTTTTTCAAATACAATTACATTGGAAGCTTCAAATGTTATTTATAAAGATAATTTTATACACGCAAAAGAGAATGTGCGTATTTTTTGGGATGAGAATATTTTAACTTCTAGTGAAGCGACGATTTTAGTGGAAAATTCAAAGGCAAAAATTTTAGAGGCATATGGAAATGTGAAATTTAATAAAGAAGGAAAGGTTTATAATGCAAAGTACGTGAAATATTTTTTTTCTGAAAAAAAATCATATGCCGTACGTGTAAGAGGAGTTGAAAAATATAAATCTAAAAAAGGTAAAGTAGATTTGTATTTTGGTGCGGAAAACTTTGAGAAAAAAAAAGGTTATATTAATCTAAACGAAGCATATATTACAACATGTGAACTTGAAAAACCACATTATAGAGTAGAAGCGTTAGATGTTTATATTTATGAGGATAGATATCTAGTAGCTGAAAATTCCATGTTATTTTTGTTTGAATTTCCTTTTTTTCCATATCCTGTGTATTTTTCAAGTTTGAGTGAGGATTCCAAATCTCCATTTTCATTTTCATTTTCAATAGATAGCAAATTAAATTTTTCAACTCGTCAAGAGTATAGCTTATACGTGGATAACTATTTGTTAAGTACCACTTTTGAAACAGGGGAAGGTTCTAATTTGATATTTACAATTTTAGATGGTAAAGAAAAAATTTTTTATATTGATTACGGAAAAAAATATCTTTTGGTGGATTTAGGATATTTAGAATATAACACTAGATGGGATTTAAAGACAACAAATTTAAAGCTAACATTTTTCCCGTTTTACTATTCTGAAAGTTTAAACACATTATGGTTTAAAAGAATAGGAGTATCATTTAAGACTAAAAGTTACTTTTTTGACTTAAACTTAAATAGAAATGATAAGGAATTTTCAATAAATAACGTATTTAGTTTAAGTGGATTAAAGAAAGATTTAGATTTTACAGAGCTTTATATTAGCAATTTTAGATTTATAAGTTCAGTTAAAAAAATTAGCGAAGAGATCTTATTTGATGAAACGGGAAGTTATAATGTTTCTTTTAAAGATAAATTTTACACTACAAATTTCAGTGGAAATTTAAAGAATGAAAGTTATGTAAGTAAAATATTTCATAAGTTTAATTTACCTTTTGAATATAAGAGTGATTTTTTTGATGTTAATTTTGAATATAACTTTGGGTTAAGTTGTTACAATGCTTTAACTGATAAATATTACTTGAGATTGGGATTATATGATGCCTATAAATTATCAGGCAATCTAAAATTTGAGGTACTTGAACTCAAGCCTGAGTATGGATATAGAAAAAATTTCAGGGATGAGGCAACAAATACGGAATATAATAAATTCAGTATAAGGCTTTACGTAAAGAGCAAATTTCTCAATTTTTTATTAACACAAGGGTATGATTTTTTTTATAATAAGATGTTAAATGACAAAATTATGGTAAAGTTTTCTTGGAATAAATTTTTTTTACAGGCTGATACGGAATACGATTTCAAGTTAAAAAAACTGAACCCTTCTTCTGTGAAGATTTCGTATGTAGATTCATCTATCCCTTTAAATTATAGTGCTAATTTTAAATATTACCATATGGAACAAATACCAGTTAGGGAAATTACTCATTTGGTAACTTTTCAGAAATTAAAGGGTCGTGTACGTCAATCGATAGAGGAAAATTACATAAAAAATGCGTATTTTAAGGGAAGTTTTTTTGTAAATAAATGTGAGAATATTTTGGAATTAAATTATCTGAAAAAGAGCAAAGATTCAGACCCTTCTTATACATTGAATTATAAATTAAAGAGTGGTGATGATACATTTTTGTTGGGTTATAAAAGCAATTATAAGTATTTAGAAATAGGAGTTAATTTGAAATCTATTGATCCTGGATTAATATTAGATGCGGTGTATAACTTTGAAACTGAAAAATTTAAGGAACTAAAGATATCAATTCTAAAGAGGCTTCACCATTGGATGTTTGAATTTTCGTCAGAGTTCGAGTTTAACGATGATGGAATCTTTGATTTAGATGATGTGAATAAACTTTCAGTACTGTTTTATATAATAGAATTTGAAGATAAATTTTTTGGATGGGACTTTAAAGAAAATAAACCTAATATTGGCTTATTCTAAGTGGAGGTTAGTATTATGAAAGAAATTGTTTATATTGAGAAAATGGCATATGGTGGTAATTCGATAGGGAAATTACCGGGTGGAAAAATAGTCTTTGTCGAAGGAGCATATCCTGGTGAACTTGTTGAAATCACAATTTTGAAGGATAAGAATGATTATGCGATAGCAAAAGTTGATAAAATTTTAGAAACTATTCCTGAAAGAAGTACGCCAAAATGTCCATATTTCAAAGAATGTGGAGGATGTGATTTTTTAGATTTAAAATACGATAAACAGTTAGAGATAAAAAAACAGGTTTTTTTGGAACAACTTTTAAGAATTTCGGGATTAAATATTAAAAATGTGGAAATTGAAAGGAGTAATTTTGAATATAACTATAGGTTGAAAATGGAATTTTCCGTGACTAGGAATAAAAAATTAGGGTTTAAAAGAAAAAAAAGTAATAGGGTTGTAGAAATAAAAAAGTGTTTAATTGCACCTAAGCCTATGAATCAAGTTTTGGATGTTCTTCCAGAAATTTTAGATGCTTTTAACGTTTCAGTGTATAATGGAAGAAATGGAGTTTTGAAAAATATAGTATTAAGATATTCTCCTAGGGGAGAGTTGATGGTGGTTTTTGTTACCAAGATGGAAAATTTTAAAGATGCAAAAAAAATTGCAAATGTTTTAAGCAAACAAGTGTCATTAATAACTTCGGTGGTTCATGTTATGAATAGTAATGATAAAGTAGTATTGAGAGGACCATATAGGATTTTAAAAGGTGAAGGTGTTATATCATATGAGTTTAGTTGGGAAAAATTTCAAGTACCTCCAACTGCATTTTTCCAAAACAACTTTTATGTAACGGAAAAAATGATAGACTATTTGACTAAGAATCTAGATTTGAATGGTAATGAAGTAGTTTTGGATTTGTTCAGTGGTCTTGGGACATTTTCCATTAGACTTGCGTTATTGTCCAAATTTGTAGTTGCTGTGGGATCAAATCACGTTTCAGTAAAAGCAGGACGTGCAAATGCAAACATTAACGGATTAAGGAATATTAAATTTATAGAATCTGATGCTTATGAGTTTTTAAAAAATTCAGAGAAAAATTTTGATGTGTTAGTAGTTGATCCACCTAGGTCTGGTTTGGGAAAGGAAATGTGTAATGAAATTTTGTTACGCAAACCGGAGAAGATAGCTTATGTGTCTTGTAATCCGTCGACTTTTTCAAGGGATTTAAAAATGTTGATGGAATTGTATGAGATAAAGAGTATAAAGTTATTTGATATGTTTCCTCAAACTTATCACATTGAATCAATAGCAATATTAGCTAGAAAATAAAAATGTGTTAAAATAAAGATAAAAGGAGTGAGAATATGAATATAAAGAGAGCTTTAATTAGTGTTTCAAATAAGAGTAGAATTGTTGATTTTGCAAAAAAGTTGGAAGAATTTGGTGTTGAAATAATAAGTACAGGTGGTACGGCGAAACTTTTAGAAGAAAATGGAATAAGAGTAAAAAGAGTGTCTAAAATAACTGGTTTTCCGGAAATTTTGGGTGGAAGGGTAAAAACGCTGCATCCAAAAATATTTGGAGCAATTCTTGCAAAATTTGATAACAAAGAACATTTAAGAGATCTTTCTGAAAATGATATTGTGCCAATTGATATGGTTGTAGTAAATTTGTATCCATTTGAGAAAGTGGCAAAAGAAACAAGAAATGAGGAAACACTCATTGAGAATATAGATATTGGTGGAGTTTCTCTTTTAAGAGCTGCGGCAAAAAATTATAGGGATGTGGTTGTAATATCTGATCCGGAAGATTATGAAAAGGTTATAAGAAGTCTTGAAGAATGTGGGGATGTGCCTTTACAAAAAAGAAGGATTTTTGCGTTAAAGGCTTTTTACAGGACCATGAAATATGATGCAGAAATACATAGTGTTTTATCTGAGTTATTTGCTTCTGAGAATTTTTAGGTGAGGTAAATGTATGGAGTTGTTTCTGATACGTATAAAAATTTGGTTAAGTTGAAAACCAAAAATGGTGAGGTAATAGTAAAGTCAAATAAAAAAATACCTAAAGGGTTAAGGGTTGAGGTAAAGAATATAGGAGAAGGAGATTATAAGGGAAAGCTTGTGGCAGGGCCAAAAGGTTCTTTACCGCCTTTGAGGTATGTTTTTTTGGCAACAAAAATAACGGAAGATGAAGTATACATTGAAAGGATTTCTAAGCTTTTTATTGAACTTGAAAAGAGGATAAAACTAGATAAGGAGTTTTTGTCTAGATTTAGAGAGTATTTTGAAAATGGAGAAGATAAAGAATTTGAAAAATATATTAATATTTTATCGGGACAAGTGGGATTTAGAGTTTTTGGAGATATTAAGGTGTTTTATGATAGATTGTTGCAGAAGTTTGAAATCTTTTATGAAAAAGGTGTTATTGAGGGATATATAAGTGACGATGAAATAACATTGAAAACGAGTACAATAATAGAGAATGTGGAGGATTTAAAAAAAAGATTAGAGAAATATTTCAAATATGTATTTGTAAAGTTTGAAGGTTTTGAGGGTGGTATATACGTCTAGAGAAAAGTTAGCAGTTGCTTTGAAATACAATCCTAAAACAGATTTTGTTCCTTTTGTTGTTGCAAAAGGCAAAGAAGAAGTTGCGGAGAAAATTATGGAACTTGCCAAAAAAAGTGGAGTTCCAATCGTAAGATCTTCCAAAATTGTTGGTGAGCTTTTTAAGCTAAATGTTTTAGAAGAAATTCCTGAAAAGATGTATGTTGTCATAGCAGAAATTATAGCGTTTATTCAATCGCAAAAAGGAAGTGAATAATATGAAAAAAATTTTCGCTTTGTTACTTGTTGTATTTTCGGTAATTTCCTTTTCAGAAATTTCTATAAGTTTTGGGATATCTTTTGGGAATTTAGAAGGTTTAAGTGACTATTCTTTAGTTATAGTAACAGGAGAGTCTTTCATGGATGTGTATGTTGATGGAGAATATATGGGTCAAACTGATATTTTTGGGCAGTTTATTGTAACTTTTGAGGAAAGTGGCTATCATTTTGTTGAAGTGCAATCGGAAGACTATATTGTTTTTTCAAGAATGATTTTTATTCGAAAAGAGGGGGTAGTTTTAAAGTTAAAACCAATTAAAGCTGGTAGAATAGTTGTATTTTCAAATGTTTATCCAATAAATGTGTATATAGATGGAATTTTTTGGGGAGAAATAAAGAACGAGAATGAGGAGTTGAAGCTACCCATTGGAGAATATAAAGTAATGTTTTCATCACCTGGATATGAAAAGTTAGAAAAAGAATTAGTAATAGATTTTAAAAGAGTAACACCTGTTGAACTTTTTTTAAAAAAGTTACCTTTGGAGATGTATTTAAGAAGCGATTATAATGAATTTTCACCGAATGGTGATTGGTATAGAGATAATTGGGAATTAGAGATTTTGTTGACTACTTTTTCAACGGTTACAGTAGATATATATAAAGGGGATTTAAAAATTGATAATTATGTTTTTTCAGGTGTTCCAGGTGTAAATTTGTTTAAATGGAATGGTGTGAAAGAAGAAGGAGATTACTTAGTAAAAGTTAGT is a genomic window containing:
- a CDS encoding YggT family protein; the protein is MFIFGNFLIGLGIAIRILINIEIMFIVISAILSWFPISQNIYYYFQALADIVEKPIRRFLPRIGPIDISPLISIVLLVFLDRFLIQSIIELGYLMK
- a CDS encoding NAD(+) kinase; this translates as MKVLGIFHKPSLKSVAEKFSEILFDENFHVEYVGSEIPSIEVDLTLVLGGDGTFLKAAHKVRNPLVGFKGGRLGFLSSYTLGDFDKFLEDLKNENFERDIRYFLKAGDFYTLNEVLLIRDPVQKMVDIQIFFQDGDFYFHADGLIISTPTGSTGYSLSLGGPIMLPNVNSFVITPVAPQFLASRSIIVPDDEEIIVRIDQEINLILDGMDFGKVREVNLKKSRRRIVILRPKDYNFSKSIKEKLGYGKRFL
- a CDS encoding phosphate signaling complex PhoU family protein gives rise to the protein MDWILKENIEELKKMVLKEGWLIESLLNQVLNALKERDKEAVLNALKNENEINVMDMKIKEKALIILSTLMPMSKDLRMVTGSFVISSYFQDISEKTLDIARKILELIKEPQLKPLITIPEMTKISLIMLRESMRMFADQNILGAESICEKDAEIDNFFDDIRKELMVYMMEDARYVKRALILLEISQKIEEIADIATKIVETTSYIITGRQYKCFGDKLHTIETLEDMGDKI
- a CDS encoding LptF/LptG family permease, producing the protein MRVLTKYILKLSIGPFIMGVAAFVLFASVELLYQLSDIIVRHRVGILKLFELIYYNLPYFVSMGIPVGVLFSIFWVLSQLYSSKEITAMLVHGIPSRKLVYPFFLLSVLFGLFAFYLNDQMVPTFNHKAMKTISKYVYKRPEISIRENVLTKIDESQYFFVKRYDQSSGILYDVVLFQHIQGEERIITAEKVQKDEGKWFLINGKMYVTDKDGFLKFDVNFSKISLDLKDDLESLMRVGKSPRDMTGDELKNKIKTFRKLGVDPSPWIVELHGRYANSVGPFIITILGVPLSLLFGLKSKSWSVIFTFAIVILYQGSGAWISAMGKENLLNPVLAAWFPNLVFISVGLFLFLMLDTPFAYKLRELLSKFMIVIFLIVISTNVFSNTITLEASNVIYKDNFIHAKENVRIFWDENILTSSEATILVENSKAKILEAYGNVKFNKEGKVYNAKYVKYFFSEKKSYAVRVRGVEKYKSKKGKVDLYFGAENFEKKKGYINLNEAYITTCELEKPHYRVEALDVYIYEDRYLVAENSMLFLFEFPFFPYPVYFSSLSEDSKSPFSFSFSIDSKLNFSTRQEYSLYVDNYLLSTTFETGEGSNLIFTILDGKEKIFYIDYGKKYLLVDLGYLEYNTRWDLKTTNLKLTFFPFYYSESLNTLWFKRIGVSFKTKSYFFDLNLNRNDKEFSINNVFSLSGLKKDLDFTELYISNFRFISSVKKISEEILFDETGSYNVSFKDKFYTTNFSGNLKNESYVSKIFHKFNLPFEYKSDFFDVNFEYNFGLSCYNALTDKYYLRLGLYDAYKLSGNLKFEVLELKPEYGYRKNFRDEATNTEYNKFSIRLYVKSKFLNFLLTQGYDFFYNKMLNDKIMVKFSWNKFFLQADTEYDFKLKKLNPSSVKISYVDSSIPLNYSANFKYYHMEQIPVREITHLVTFQKLKGRVRQSIEENYIKNAYFKGSFFVNKCENILELNYLKKSKDSDPSYTLNYKLKSGDDTFLLGYKSNYKYLEIGVNLKSIDPGLILDAVYNFETEKFKELKISILKRLHHWMFEFSSEFEFNDDGIFDLDDVNKLSVLFYIIEFEDKFFGWDFKENKPNIGLF
- the rlmD gene encoding 23S rRNA (uracil(1939)-C(5))-methyltransferase RlmD produces the protein MKEIVYIEKMAYGGNSIGKLPGGKIVFVEGAYPGELVEITILKDKNDYAIAKVDKILETIPERSTPKCPYFKECGGCDFLDLKYDKQLEIKKQVFLEQLLRISGLNIKNVEIERSNFEYNYRLKMEFSVTRNKKLGFKRKKSNRVVEIKKCLIAPKPMNQVLDVLPEILDAFNVSVYNGRNGVLKNIVLRYSPRGELMVVFVTKMENFKDAKKIANVLSKQVSLITSVVHVMNSNDKVVLRGPYRILKGEGVISYEFSWEKFQVPPTAFFQNNFYVTEKMIDYLTKNLDLNGNEVVLDLFSGLGTFSIRLALLSKFVVAVGSNHVSVKAGRANANINGLRNIKFIESDAYEFLKNSEKNFDVLVVDPPRSGLGKEMCNEILLRKPEKIAYVSCNPSTFSRDLKMLMELYEIKSIKLFDMFPQTYHIESIAILARK
- a CDS encoding IMP cyclohydrolase; amino-acid sequence: MNIKRALISVSNKSRIVDFAKKLEEFGVEIISTGGTAKLLEENGIRVKRVSKITGFPEILGGRVKTLHPKIFGAILAKFDNKEHLRDLSENDIVPIDMVVVNLYPFEKVAKETRNEETLIENIDIGGVSLLRAAAKNYRDVVVISDPEDYEKVIRSLEECGDVPLQKRRIFALKAFYRTMKYDAEIHSVLSELFASENF
- a CDS encoding EscU/YscU/HrcU family type III secretion system export apparatus switch protein, whose protein sequence is MVYTSREKLAVALKYNPKTDFVPFVVAKGKEEVAEKIMELAKKSGVPIVRSSKIVGELFKLNVLEEIPEKMYVVIAEIIAFIQSQKGSE
- a CDS encoding PEGA domain-containing protein, which produces MKKIFALLLVVFSVISFSEISISFGISFGNLEGLSDYSLVIVTGESFMDVYVDGEYMGQTDIFGQFIVTFEESGYHFVEVQSEDYIVFSRMIFIRKEGVVLKLKPIKAGRIVVFSNVYPINVYIDGIFWGEIKNENEELKLPIGEYKVMFSSPGYEKLEKELVIDFKRVTPVELFLKKLPLEMYLRSDYNEFSPNGDWYRDNWELEILLTTFSTVTVDIYKGDLKIDNYVFSGVPGVNLFKWNGVKEEGDYLVKVSAYDEDEIVTKSTNVKINMKYTYLKELVIISLLSLVGVIVYSIVK